Proteins found in one Lycium ferocissimum isolate CSIRO_LF1 chromosome 6, AGI_CSIRO_Lferr_CH_V1, whole genome shotgun sequence genomic segment:
- the LOC132059733 gene encoding protein neprosin-like: MACSCFKISTFVWFMFSVCPVWSSLENEKFNQTFKPWNNESQKMKMIIRAHLMKINKPSLKTIQSPDGDVIDCVLSHQQPAFDHPELRGKKPLDPPERPNDHKSNLMELENFQSWSMSGETCPEGTIPIRRTREHDILRATSLQTFGRKIQRPVRRDMTTSNGHEHAVGYVTGDQYYGAKASINVWAPQIANQYEFSLSQMWVISGSFGDDLNTIEAGWQVSPEIYGDYFPRFFTYWTSDAYQTTGCYNLLCSGFVQTNNKIAIGAAISPTSSYNGGQYDVSILIWKDPKHGNWWLEFGSGVLVGYWPSFLFSHLRNSASMIQFGGEIVNSNPSGFHTSTQMGSGHFAGEGFGKASYFRNLQVVDSDNSLVPLSNLKVVADHPNCYDIQGGINSVWGNYFYYGGPGKNQRCS; encoded by the exons atGGCTTGTAGCTGTTTCAAGATTTCCACTTTTGTTTGGTTTATGTTCTCTGTTTGTCCTGTTTGGTCATCActggaaaatgaaaaattcaaTCAGACATTTAAACCATGGAATaatgagtctcaaaagatgaagatgattatTAGAGCTCATCTCATGAAGATCAATAAGCCTTCTCTCAAGACAATTCAG AGTCCTGATGGAGATGTTATAGATTGTGTGCTATCTCATCAACAACCAGCTTTTGATCATCCTGAGTTAAGGGGCAAGAAGCCTTTG GATCCCCCAGAGAGGCCAAATGATCACAAGTCAAACTTGATGGAATTGGAAAACTTTCAGTCATGGAGCATGTCTGGTGAAACATGTCCAGAAGGAACAATTCCaattagaagaacaagagaacaTGACATTCTTAGAGCCACTTCTCTTCAAACATTTGGCAGAAAAATCCAAAGACCAGTTCGAAGAGACATGACCACAAGTAACGGCCATGAG CATGCAGTAGGGTATGTAACTGGAGATCAATATTATGGAGCAAAAGCAAGTATAAATGTGTGGGCACCTCAAATTGCCAACCAATATGAATTCAGTTTATCACAAATGTGGGTTATTTCTGGTTCTTTTGGTGATGATCTCAACACCATTGAAGCTGGTTGGCAG GTTAGCCCAGAGATATATGGAGACTATTTTCCAAGATTCTTTACCTATTGGACC AGTGATGCATATCAAACGACTGGATGTTACAACTTGCTTTGTTCAGGATTTGTCCAGACCAATAATAAAATAGCTATTGGGGCTGCAATCTCTCCAACATCCTCTTATAATGGAGGCCAATATGATGTCAGCATATTGATTTGGAAg GATCCCAAGCATGGGAACTGGTGGCTAGAGTTTGGATCAGGAGTTCTTGTAGGATATTGGCcatcatttttattttcacatCTTAGAAATTCAGCAAGTATGATACAATTTGGTGGTGAAATAGTGAACAGTAATCCTTCTGGATTTCACACATCAACTCAAATGGGAAGTGGTCATTTTGCTGGTGAAGGATTTGGAAAAGCTTCTTATTTTCGAAATTTGCAAGTAGTTGATTCAGATAATAGCTTAGTACCTTTATCAAATCTCAAAGTTGTGGCTGATCATCCAAATTGCTATGATATTCAAGGAGGGATTAATTCTGTTTGGGGTAATTATTTTTACTATGGAGGTCCTGGTAAAAACCAACGTTGTTCTTAA